A stretch of Longibacter salinarum DNA encodes these proteins:
- a CDS encoding TonB-dependent receptor: protein MLTAEAWHGAMATFIAFLAVVFILPATAFAQDTGTIEGTVMDGEGAPLPGAQVSIVGTQRGSVTDGSGAFTISRVPAGEYTLRAQFVGYTKEEKEIEVRAEETTSVEFVLESDLLQMGEAVVTASFNPKEKIESSVAVTTLSAEDIEANAPQSTADLLKAIPGFYVESSGGEGGNNLFARGIPADGSFRYVSMQHNGMPVFDSPELAFTNVDLLFRVDETVQRMEGVRGGTASVFASNAPGGIVNFVSKTGGNELGGLVKVTGATRGKIRTDLNVGGPMGDDWRFNVGGFYRYDEGVRDPGFPGNKGGQINANVTRLLDNGYFRVHGRYLNDQNIFYLPIPLQNPDDPEGIAGFDPNYGTMTTRDAGLIRVPSPDGQGRVSRDLTQGMNPVLGSLQAELFFELDNGVTIENKSMAMQADVTFNAAFSLSNPFDAVTYAEDLATDVGATDYSYSYAYDSATFNPANANGNGLVAEVGWWHVEKPLSNFANDFRINYAAGDHALSGGLYLSTYRAEELWHWNDMLLEVRDRPRMLNLALEDAGGNTVAEATENGFRRYGTLYRRHQGQGTAIAAFAGDEWQLTENFRLDISGRVERGTFSGNVEGATNVDLDGDNSTLYDNNFATGTDAVDNYSYQFDEWSASVGANYTFSERFAVFARGSRGFRMPDFDEWADGTVDEKGDAEEVYQAEAGVKYNSPRLAVFTAGFYSSLTNIPFADEVVLGNDLVPLVRFADSRTIGIETEVIYQQGGFRTNLTATIQNPEYTGLEFDDPSILDRVQQEPGVNAEDFDFEGNRVRRIPQYIVNLRPSYTFADRYQIFAAGKYYGERFVDDANNVTLPDYYVIDAGASATFGNVKVRAVGTNLTNTIGLTEGNPRAGQVAAVEQDIYMARPILGRRVELSMTYTF, encoded by the coding sequence ATGCTCACTGCCGAGGCTTGGCACGGCGCGATGGCCACATTCATCGCTTTCCTTGCAGTCGTTTTCATCCTTCCCGCCACAGCGTTTGCCCAGGACACCGGGACCATTGAGGGTACGGTGATGGACGGAGAAGGCGCTCCGCTTCCGGGTGCTCAGGTCTCCATCGTCGGTACACAGCGCGGAAGCGTCACGGACGGCTCCGGGGCGTTCACCATTTCGAGGGTCCCGGCTGGCGAGTACACCCTCCGAGCTCAATTTGTAGGCTACACGAAGGAAGAAAAAGAGATCGAGGTCCGCGCGGAAGAAACGACCTCGGTAGAATTTGTTCTCGAGTCTGATCTTCTCCAGATGGGCGAGGCCGTCGTCACGGCATCGTTTAACCCGAAGGAAAAGATCGAGTCCAGCGTCGCGGTCACCACGCTCTCTGCCGAAGACATCGAAGCCAACGCTCCGCAAAGTACGGCGGATCTGCTCAAAGCCATACCTGGCTTTTACGTAGAAAGCTCCGGCGGGGAGGGTGGCAACAACCTGTTCGCACGAGGCATCCCGGCCGATGGCTCTTTCCGGTACGTCTCGATGCAACATAACGGTATGCCGGTCTTCGATTCGCCCGAACTGGCCTTCACGAATGTCGACCTCCTCTTCCGCGTCGATGAAACTGTGCAACGCATGGAAGGCGTCCGCGGTGGCACGGCCTCGGTCTTTGCATCGAACGCTCCGGGCGGCATCGTCAACTTCGTCAGCAAGACGGGCGGCAACGAGCTGGGCGGCCTCGTGAAGGTCACCGGCGCGACGCGTGGTAAGATCCGCACGGACCTGAACGTCGGCGGGCCGATGGGGGACGACTGGCGCTTCAACGTCGGTGGCTTCTACCGCTACGACGAGGGCGTGCGCGATCCCGGCTTCCCCGGAAACAAGGGCGGCCAGATCAATGCCAACGTTACGCGCCTCCTCGACAACGGATACTTCCGCGTACACGGTCGATACCTGAACGACCAGAACATCTTCTACCTCCCGATTCCACTTCAGAATCCGGATGATCCGGAAGGGATCGCAGGCTTCGATCCTAATTACGGAACGATGACAACCCGCGACGCGGGCTTGATCCGCGTTCCCAGCCCAGACGGACAGGGTCGCGTTTCTCGCGATCTGACACAGGGCATGAACCCGGTCCTCGGATCGCTCCAGGCCGAACTCTTCTTTGAGTTGGATAACGGAGTTACGATCGAGAACAAATCGATGGCGATGCAGGCGGACGTGACGTTTAATGCCGCGTTCTCGCTGAGTAATCCATTCGATGCAGTCACCTACGCCGAGGACCTGGCAACGGACGTCGGTGCGACGGATTACAGCTACTCTTATGCATACGATAGTGCAACCTTCAACCCTGCAAACGCCAATGGCAATGGCCTCGTCGCAGAGGTTGGCTGGTGGCACGTCGAGAAGCCTCTATCCAATTTTGCGAATGACTTCCGTATCAACTACGCAGCGGGTGATCATGCACTCAGTGGAGGCCTCTATCTCAGCACGTATCGAGCCGAAGAACTCTGGCACTGGAACGACATGCTGCTGGAGGTGCGTGACCGGCCCCGAATGCTGAACCTCGCGCTCGAGGATGCAGGTGGCAATACCGTCGCGGAGGCCACAGAGAACGGCTTCCGTCGATACGGTACGCTCTACCGACGTCATCAGGGACAGGGTACGGCCATCGCTGCCTTCGCAGGCGATGAATGGCAACTCACCGAGAACTTCCGCCTCGACATCAGCGGACGTGTCGAACGAGGTACGTTCAGTGGTAACGTGGAGGGAGCAACAAACGTGGATCTCGATGGCGACAACTCCACGCTCTACGACAACAATTTCGCGACGGGCACCGATGCAGTAGACAACTACAGCTATCAGTTCGACGAGTGGTCTGCATCCGTGGGTGCGAACTACACGTTTAGCGAACGCTTCGCTGTCTTCGCCCGTGGCTCCCGTGGCTTCCGGATGCCTGACTTCGACGAATGGGCCGACGGCACCGTCGACGAAAAAGGCGACGCGGAAGAAGTTTACCAGGCTGAGGCCGGCGTAAAATACAACTCGCCTCGCCTCGCCGTCTTCACCGCTGGGTTTTACAGCTCGCTCACGAACATCCCGTTCGCTGACGAGGTCGTACTTGGAAATGATCTCGTCCCGCTGGTTCGCTTCGCCGACTCACGGACGATCGGTATCGAGACCGAGGTCATTTACCAGCAGGGAGGTTTCCGCACCAATCTGACGGCAACCATTCAGAACCCGGAGTACACGGGTCTTGAGTTTGACGATCCTAGCATTCTCGATCGCGTTCAGCAGGAGCCGGGTGTGAATGCCGAAGACTTTGACTTCGAAGGCAACCGGGTGCGACGCATCCCGCAGTATATCGTCAACCTCCGTCCGTCGTACACCTTTGCGGACCGGTACCAGATTTTTGCCGCTGGCAAATACTACGGCGAACGGTTCGTGGATGACGCCAACAACGTCACGCTGCCAGATTACTACGTGATTGATGCAGGCGCCTCGGCCACCTTTGGCAACGTGAAAGTCCGCGCCGTCGGCACGAACCTGACGAACACGATCGGTCTCACTGAAGGCAACCCACGTGCCGGCCAGGTCGCTGCTGTCGAGCAGGATATCTACATGGCGCGTCCGATCCTTGGACGACGCGTGGAGCTGTCGATGACGTACACCTTCTAA